Within Streptomyces sp. NBC_00704, the genomic segment GATCTGGCCGTCGACGGCCCGGGCGTAGGGGTCCAGGAGCAGTTTCGCCGGATTGCACCGGTCGCCCGAGGAGGGGTTCCACGGTCCGTGCACCCGGAAGCCGTAGCGCTGCCCGGGTCCGACGCCGGGCAGGTAGGCGTGCCAGACGAAGCCGTCGACCTCGGTCAGCGGGACGGTCCGGGCGGCGCCGCCGTCGTCCACGAGGACGAGTTCGACGCGCTCGGCGACCTCGCTGAACAGCGCGAAGTTGGTTCCCTGGCCGTCGAAGTCCGCGCCCAGCGGATAGGGGCGCCCGCTCCAGGCGGGCACCCCTGCGCCGCGGCGCGTCCGGTCGGTGCGCGAGCTCACCGGGCGGCCTCCAGGACGCGCTCGTCGTCGGCCCGGGCGGCCACGTCGGCGATCACGAGAGCGCGCGGCACCGGAAGCCCCTCCCGCAGGCTGGGGGACGGCGCGGTGGGGACACGGGGCACGCGCTCGCCGGCGCGGGCCCGCTGGGAGAACCAGATGACCTTGCTGCCGGTGCCGGTGGTGCAGCAGCCCCAGCCGTCGCTCATGGCGGCGATGCGCTCCAGGCAGGCGCGCAGGTCGAGGTCGGGGCGCAGATGGCGGTCGTCGCCGCCGATGGCGGTGATCAGATGCTGGCCGTTCCACCACATCTCGATAGAGGTGTGCTTGTCCTTCGCGTGTTCGTCGATGGCCTTCAGCAGCATCTCGGCCCCGCGGCACACGGGCTCGACGAGCGTCTCCAGGTCCCAGTACGTCAGGTGGGCGGCCAGAATCCGCCTGACCTGTCCGACGCGTTCCGCGCTGACGTCCACGTCGAGGTGGTAGTAGCAGGGGACTGCGGTCTTCATCGTCGTTCGCTCCTCACCGGCGAGGCTCACACTCCTCCCCGGCCCGACGGGCCGGGGTCCCCGACACGAAGCGTGAGCGGTAATCGCTTCAGAGTCACAACCACAGTGGGGCTGCTACGCCATTCGTGCAACACGAGCGCACCACAACCAAGATCCAACAGGACGTTGGGTGATGCGCCGTGCACCATAAGTGAAGGCCTCGGGAGGTTGGACGTTTTCGCACCTCTGCGGAAAGGGCCGATCCGCTCGTCTCGAGCGGCGTACCTCGTGAACTCCCGAAAGGTGAACAGCGCGATGCTGCAACCAGCGAAGACCGAAGTCGCCAGGACCTTGCGCGGTTACCGGGCCTGGGAGCGCGCCATGCTCGCGCACCCCGGCGACCGCTCGGCACGGGCCGCCTTCGAGGACTGCGGGTACACCCTGTGCGTGCTCATGGGCAAGCGCTGCGCACGGGAGGCGGCGGACGCCGCCGAGCAGTATCTGCGGGCCACCGCCGACGGCCGGCTGCGCGAGCGCAGGGGCGCCGGCCGCAGGAGCGGCGTCGCGCGGCTCTCGGTGACGTCGTCCCTTCCCCGCCTGCCCGCGGAGACGTAGCACCCCGCGCGAGCGCGGGTCGGTCGCCCAACCCGGGGCGGTCAAAGCCATTTTCAGCCAGCGGAGGTGCAAAGGTGAAGTCCACCAGGGCGATCGGCCGTATCCCGGTCCGGGACGTCGAACCGCGTGTGGAGTGCGGGCGGCGGCCGGCGAAAGCCGTGATCGGGGAGACGGTGCGGATCTCCGCCACGGTGTTCCGTGAGGGCCACGACGCCATCGGCGCCAACGTGGTCCTCAAGAACCCGGACGGCGACCGCGGGCCCTGGACGCCGATGCGCGAGCTGGCCCCCGGCACGGACCGCTGGGGGGTGGACGTGACGCTGGACGCCATGGGCCGCTGGACCTACACCGTGGAGGCGTGGAGCGATCCGATCGCCACCTGGCGCCGCCACGCGGACGTGAAGATCCCTGCGGGCATCGACCTCGGTCTGGTCCTGGAGGAAGGGGGCCGGCTCTACGAACGGGCGGCGGCCCGCGCCCCGCGCGGGCCCGAGCGCACCCTGCTGCGGGACGCGGCGAAGAAGCTGCTCGACGACTCGGCCCCGGTGGCGGACCGGTACGCGGCGGCGCTGACGCCGGAGGTGACGGCACTCCTGGAGCGGCGGCCGCTGCGGGAGCTGGTGACGGCCTCGGAGCCGCTGCCGCTGCTGGTGGAGCGGGAGCGGGCCCTGTACGGGTCCTGGTACGAGTTCTTCCCGCGCTCGGAGGGCACCCCGGAGCGCCCGCACGGCACGTTCCGCACCGCCGCCCGCCGGCTGCCGGCCATCGCGAGGATGGGCTTCGACGTCGTCTACCTCCCGCCCATCCACCCCATCGGCACGACCTTCCGCAAGGGCCCCAACAACACGTTGGACGCCGGGCCGGACGACGTGGGCGTGCCGTGGGCGATCGGCTCGCCGGAGGGCGGCCACGACGCCGTCCACCCCGACCTGGGCACCCTGGAGGACTTCGCCGCGTTCGTGGAGCGGGCCCGCGAGCTGGGGCTGGAGATCGCCCTCGACTTCGCCCTTCAGTGCTCCCCCGACCACCCCTGGGTCCACAAGCACTCCGAGTGGTTCCACCACCGC encodes:
- a CDS encoding pep a2, which translates into the protein MKTAVPCYYHLDVDVSAERVGQVRRILAAHLTYWDLETLVEPVCRGAEMLLKAIDEHAKDKHTSIEMWWNGQHLITAIGGDDRHLRPDLDLRACLERIAAMSDGWGCCTTGTGSKVIWFSQRARAGERVPRVPTAPSPSLREGLPVPRALVIADVAARADDERVLEAAR
- a CDS encoding DUF5133 domain-containing protein, producing MLQPAKTEVARTLRGYRAWERAMLAHPGDRSARAAFEDCGYTLCVLMGKRCAREAADAAEQYLRATADGRLRERRGAGRRSGVARLSVTSSLPRLPAET
- a CDS encoding alpha-1,4-glucan--maltose-1-phosphate maltosyltransferase produces the protein MKSTRAIGRIPVRDVEPRVECGRRPAKAVIGETVRISATVFREGHDAIGANVVLKNPDGDRGPWTPMRELAPGTDRWGVDVTLDAMGRWTYTVEAWSDPIATWRRHADVKIPAGIDLGLVLEEGGRLYERAAARAPRGPERTLLRDAAKKLLDDSAPVADRYAAALTPEVTALLERRPLRELVTASEPLPLLVERERALYGSWYEFFPRSEGTPERPHGTFRTAARRLPAIARMGFDVVYLPPIHPIGTTFRKGPNNTLDAGPDDVGVPWAIGSPEGGHDAVHPDLGTLEDFAAFVERARELGLEIALDFALQCSPDHPWVHKHSEWFHHRPDGTIAYAENPPKKYQDIYPLAFDADMKGLVAETLRVLRHWMSYGVRIFRVDNPHTKPVVFWERVIAEINRTDPDVIFLAEAFTRPAMMHTLAQIGFQQSYTYFTWRNTKEELTDYLTELSGPAASYMRPNFFANTPDILHAYLQHGGRPAFEIRAVLAATLSPTWGLYSGYELCENAPLREGGEEYLDSEKYQLRPRDWEAAEREGRSLAPLITRLNEIRRAHPALHWLRNLRFHGTDNPSVIAYSKRTGSNTVLVVVNLDPHHTQEATVSLDMPRLGLDDGATLSVHDELTGETYAWSRTNYVRLEPGRTPAHVFHVR